The genome window GAACGTAACTGGTCGTTGAGATCGACGCCACCCATGTATTTGTTGTAGGTCTTCACCATGTCCGGACAAGGGATGTTCACAAGCTGGCCGCCTACCCTCCTTGAGGCCTGTCGCATCGTGTCATCACAGCTAGTTGAAATTAGATGAACAAAATTGTTATCTTTCCACTTCACTGCTACAATGTCACCTTTCTGCCAGAAAGCGCTCTTTCCCCTATCAGCCTTTTTATCTTTATCAGAAAAATTTAGTGGTAGTCCCTTCCTGTTTGGCCTCACCGTCCCTGTAGAATAGATCTGCATGGGGACAAGGTCTATCAACAGTTTCGGCGAGGTGAAATAATTGTCAAAGAATAGATGGTGATGCTTTCCTTGCACATGCCGAGCCATACCCATAACAACCTTGTACCCTAAACCTTCAGTCGAACCTTGACCACCTTTCGCGCCAGTGTATATGTCGGCTTGTACACAGAAACCTGTGTGAGAGTCTGCTAACATCCACGATTTCAATCCCCATTTTGTCGGCTTGTTTGGTATGTACTGTTTCAGCAATGACCCGCCTTTGAAACCAATCATTGCTTCATCAACAGACAGATTACGACTTGGACGGTAAATGTCACTCGTGAAATTTCTGTTACACATGTCTACAAGTGGCCGGACTTTGAATAACCTGTCGTGATTAGGGTCAGTAGGATCAGGCTGGTCACGGTTATTTGTAAGATGAATATACTGGTTCAACTTACGCCAACGTTGAATAGGCATGATTTTGGCAACACCCTCTACTCTTAGTCGGTCATCGGAGCTCCAGAAATCTTCCACACGTGTGAGGTTATGTATTCCCATAATAATCATTACCGAAAAGAAAGCCCTCATTTCATTTGCTGTTGTTT of Mercenaria mercenaria strain notata unplaced genomic scaffold, MADL_Memer_1 contig_4768, whole genome shotgun sequence contains these proteins:
- the LOC128554159 gene encoding piggyBac transposable element-derived protein 4-like, with amino-acid sequence MGIHNLTRVEDFWSSDDRLRVEGVAKIMPIQRWRKLNQYIHLTNNRDQPDPTDPNHDRLFKVRPLVDMCNRNFTSDIYRPSRNLSVDEAMIGFKGGSLLKQYIPNKPTKWGLKSWMLADSHTGFCVQADIYTGAKGGQGSTEGLGYKVVMGMARHVQGKHHHLFFDNYFTSPKLLIDLVPMQIYSTGTVRPNRKGLPLNFSDKDKKADRGKSAFWQKGDIVAVKWKDNNFVHLISTSCDDTMRQASRRVGGQLVNIPCPDMVKTYNKYMGGVDLNDQLRSYHPVGRKAKKYWKYILWFYVDLCLINSWILYKLAVTDKPKKTYSQQDFRLDVCDGLVAGFTSRKRRLSQVRVLSAIVNQENVGGHVLVKFQGRKRVCVMCSRKKRKTDSGRPVESTFGCQQCSVNLCKDGCHAEFHAISE